One Clostridiales bacterium genomic window, GACCGTAAAGCTAAAAGAGTCGTTATCTCTACAATCCTTCTAGCCTTTTTAACAAAAGACTCGCACTATCTGTTTTTTTTCGCTTGTCTTGCCTTTTCTTATTCCCTTGTCAATGTGCAAAAAATGCTACCGTTCAAGATAGCTTAGTTATAATACCAAATCATTTGGGCGTTGTCAACCCATTTAGAAATTCTTTTTTTGAAATTTTTGGTTTTTGAAGGTTTATTTGAAAAAAGCTGCATATTTAATAATATAATAATATAAAAATTTAGCAAAAAATTTTTTGGGCATAACGCTAATTGAAAAATTTTTTATTTTTTATGTAACAAAAGCGCTTGAAATTAGCTCGCATATAAAATAAAATTAACTAAAAAATAATCAGGAGGCGATATGGATAAAAAAATTATAGACCTTAATAAGAGCGTTTATTCTCTTTGCAAAGACGACGAGAAGTTAAAACATATTTTATACGATTTAGGTTTTAGCGATATAACAAAGCTCGCTATGCTAAACACCGCGGGCAGAATAATGACTCTGAAAAAAGGCGCGGCCTTTAAAAAAATACCTCTGTCAAAAATTGTCCACGCTTTAAACGAAAGCGGATACGAAGTAATAGGAGATAAAAATGAATAAAGACAAAAAACTGATTTTAAAAGAAATTATCAAATCGTTGCATGAGGGAGCCAGCCTAGAAGAAGCCAAAGTAAAATTCCAAAAAGAGTTTGCCAACGTAAGTTCTATAGAAATAGCCCAAGCCGAACAAGAATTAATTAACGAAGGCTTGCCAATAGAAGAGGTGCAAAGGCTATGCGATGTGCATTCTGCTATATTTAAAGATTCCATACAAAACGAGTTTGAAAAGCCCGATATTTATGTGGAACATTCTATCCTAAACATAAATAAAGAGAATAAAGAGATAGAAAAAATTATACAAGAGATTAAAAAATCCGATAGCGTTGACAAAGCGGCTATTGAAAAACTTCTTAGCGCCGTGGATTTGCATTATCAGAAAAAAGAAATCGTTTTGTTCCCCTATCTTGAAAAATACGATATTACATCGCCGCCTAAGGTTATGTGGGGCGTGGACGATGAAATCCGCGACGCCTTAAAAGATGTTTTGGCTAAAATTGACAACAACGCCGACCAAAACACTATAAAAGGATTATTGGATTCTTGCGTCGCAAGAATAAAGGATATGATTTTCAAAGAACAAAGCATTTTATTGCCTATGATGATAGATACTTTGGAAAAACAAGACTGGAAAGAAATATTCCCGCAACTGCAAAACTTCAATAAAGCGACCGACCAAAAAACCGACTACAAAGACACCAAAGAAGCAAAAGCCGAGGGCGCGAGCCTGGATTATCAATCGGATTATATCAATTTGCCCAGCGGCAAGTTTAGGCTAAACGAGCTGATAGCTTGTTTTAACGCTTTGCCCTTTGACATAACATTTGTTGACAGCGAGGACAAAGTGGCGTATTTTTCGGAGGGCAAAGAGAGAATCTTCCCTAGAGAGCGCGCGGTTATAGGACGAAGCGTCTTTAATTGCCATCCGCCCAAAAGCCAGCATATCGTAAGAGCTATTATGCAAAGTTTTAAAGACGGCTCAAAAGACCACGAGGACTTTTGGATTAAGATGGGCGATAAATATGTCTTGATTAGATATTTTGCTGTAAGAGACAAAGACGGCGCGTATTTGGGCACCTTGGAAGTTACGCAAAACATCGCGCCGTTGCAATCAATTACA contains:
- a CDS encoding DUF1858 domain-containing protein — encoded protein: MDKKIIDLNKSVYSLCKDDEKLKHILYDLGFSDITKLAMLNTAGRIMTLKKGAAFKKIPLSKIVHALNESGYEVIGDKNE
- a CDS encoding DUF438 domain-containing protein; amino-acid sequence: MNKDKKLILKEIIKSLHEGASLEEAKVKFQKEFANVSSIEIAQAEQELINEGLPIEEVQRLCDVHSAIFKDSIQNEFEKPDIYVEHSILNINKENKEIEKIIQEIKKSDSVDKAAIEKLLSAVDLHYQKKEIVLFPYLEKYDITSPPKVMWGVDDEIRDALKDVLAKIDNNADQNTIKGLLDSCVARIKDMIFKEQSILLPMMIDTLEKQDWKEIFPQLQNFNKATDQKTDYKDTKEAKAEGASLDYQSDYINLPSGKFRLNELIACFNALPFDITFVDSEDKVAYFSEGKERIFPRERAVIGRSVFNCHPPKSQHIVRAIMQSFKDGSKDHEDFWIKMGDKYVLIRYFAVRDKDGAYLGTLEVTQNIAPLQSITGEKRLLS